In the genome of Amaranthus tricolor cultivar Red isolate AtriRed21 chromosome 15, ASM2621246v1, whole genome shotgun sequence, one region contains:
- the LOC130800978 gene encoding uncharacterized protein LOC130800978, giving the protein MNNILCWNIRGLNKARKQQELANFIANHNVSLFGFLETKVKRNALGPLYLRLCNNWCFTHNLVWHKGGCIIIGWKGEEMKVSIRECNSQVIHLEVHPLNGTTFFCSFVYGATAPQERLQLFQQLESIGNHMNRPWIILGDFNCVAGMDERIGHEARFHETTHLQNCMFNCGVHDIKFSGRIFTWSNKRVGQSRVMFKLDRVLGNQHWDDSFNDVEVIFLPEDDYDHTPMLVRFIKAQSGKKLFRFFNMWAHNDKFLDMVKEKWTKPMQGIASYQINQKLQNLKRVFRNNFHTNQTHNLLRETNQQLEQVQNLIHLHPLDPNLTDKESMLLGQIRKLKDYSSYLSRRAKISSIQHGDDNTKYFHDCIKQRRSLNKIHTLQLQEEIKEALWSIPIDKSSGLDGYNSGFYRAAWPIIGPDVTKAIQMFFEDGKMLKAWTITTVTLIPKSTNANTPGDFRSISCCHVLYKCITKLICARLRGVLEDIISPTQGAFVAKRSILHNIVLCQDLDAMAGKIVLLAV; this is encoded by the exons ATGAATAACATTCTATGCTGGAACATCCGAGGTCTCAATAAGGCTAGGAAACAACAAGAGTTAGCAAACTTTATTGCGAATCATAATGTAAGCCTGTTTGGATTCCTGGAGACTAAGGTAAAGAGGAATGCTCTCGGACCTCTTTATCTACGGCTTTGTAACAATTGGTGCTTCACCCACAATCTCGTTTGGCATAAAGGTGGTTGTATCATAATTGGATGGAAGGGTGAGGAAATGAAGGTAAGCATTCGTGAATGCAATAGTCAAGTGATCCATTTGGAGGTACATCCACTAAATGGGACTACATTCTTTTGTTCATTTGTGTATGGAGCTACAGCTCCACAAGAAAGACTACAATTATTCCAGCAGCTAGAGAGTATTGGCAATCACATGAATAGACCTTGGATCATTCTGGGAGACTTCAACTGTGTTGCCGGGATGGATGAGCGAATTGGTCATGAAGCTAGATTTCACGAAACGACGCATCTTCAAAATTGTATGTTTAATTGTGGAGTTCACGACATCAAATTTAGTGGACGCATCTTCACATGGTCAAACAAAAGGGTAGGCCAAAGTAGAGTCATGTTTAAACTAGATAGAGTGCTTGGCAATCAACACTGGGATGATTCCTTTAATGATGTTGAAGTCATTTTCCTCCCCGAAGATGATTATGACCACACACCTATGCTAGTAAGGTTCATTAAGGCTCAGTCTGGTAAAAAACTCTTCCGCTTCTTCAACATGTGGGCTCATAATGATAAATTTCTGGATATGGTGAAAGAGAAATGGACTAAACCAATGCAGGGGATCGCAAGCTATCAAATAAACCAAAAGCTACAAAATTTGAAGAGAGTGTTCAGAAATAATTTCCATACCAATCAAACACATAATTTGCTAAGGGAGACCAATCAGCAGCTGGAGCAGGTTCAAAATCTCATCCATCTTCACCCTCTAGACCCTAATCTAACGGACAAAGAGAGCATGTTGTTAGGCCAAATAAGAAAACTGAAGGACTATTCCTCCTACCTCTCTCGACGGGCAAAAATCTCTTCGATTCAACATGGAGATGATAATACCAAATACTTCCACGACTGCATTAAACAAAGAAGAAGTCTTAACAAGATTCACACTCTCCAACTTCAAGAAG AAATTAAGGAGGCTCTATGGAGTATTCCAATTGATAAGAGTTCAGGTCTTGATGGCTACAACAGTGGTTTCTATAGAGCCGCTTGGCCGATAATTGGCCCTGATGTCACAAAAGCTATCCAAATGTTCTTTGAGGATGGCAAGATGCTCAAAGCTTGGACTATCACAACAGTTACCCTCATCCCTAAAAGCACCAATGCAAATACTCCCGGCGACTTTCGTTCGATCTCATGTTGTCATGTACTATACAAGTGCATCACCAAGCTGATATGTGCTAGACTTAGGGGAGTGCTCGAGGATATTATTAGCCCTACTCAGGGCGCATTTGTAGCAAAGCGAAGTATTCTCCACAACATTGTTCTCTGTCAGGACTTAGACGCTATGGCAGGAAAAATTGTTCTCCTAGCTGTTTAA